A genomic window from Chlamydiales bacterium includes:
- a CDS encoding efflux RND transporter periplasmic adaptor subunit, whose product MTETLKETPNALPPTASKKKRNHTLLWFTFGLVLLGILWYCLWFFYLRYHETTDDAYANGNMVNINAAVPGSVIAYFADDTDYVVEGQLIIQLDRTDYQIRYEKALASLAATVLQVKQVYSNVPVAQANMENLKAQLSKAQYDYNNRLQLVDFKAIAKEDFIHAKDSLMAAKAAFEQAQGELQVALDAAGNTPVELHPLILEKKASIREAFYDLQHCNIYAPSTGYVAQRTVEVGQWAAPTTNLMAIIPMDYLWVDANYKETQLEKMRIGQPATVWFDLYGSRHLFHGKVLGIASGTGSVFSIIPPQNATGNWIKIVQRLPVRISLDEEMIKKFPPRLGLSANVSVDLTDQSLPRLATTPSHLPVSTTKVFDISLENVDLVIDKIIYENLQNGSCHDHGI is encoded by the coding sequence ATGACAGAAACTCTAAAAGAAACACCGAATGCCTTGCCACCTACTGCAAGTAAAAAAAAGCGCAACCATACTCTATTATGGTTTACTTTTGGGCTTGTTTTACTTGGAATTCTTTGGTACTGCCTCTGGTTTTTTTACTTGCGCTACCATGAAACTACAGATGATGCTTACGCTAATGGCAACATGGTTAACATCAACGCTGCAGTGCCAGGCTCCGTCATCGCTTATTTTGCAGACGACACAGATTACGTAGTAGAAGGACAGCTCATTATACAGTTAGACCGTACAGATTATCAAATCCGCTACGAAAAAGCACTAGCATCCCTTGCAGCAACAGTACTACAAGTAAAACAAGTTTACAGTAATGTTCCTGTTGCACAAGCCAACATGGAAAATCTAAAGGCTCAGCTTTCAAAAGCTCAATATGACTATAATAACCGCTTACAACTTGTAGACTTCAAAGCTATTGCCAAAGAAGATTTTATTCATGCAAAAGACTCTCTCATGGCAGCAAAGGCTGCTTTTGAACAAGCTCAAGGAGAACTACAAGTGGCACTTGATGCAGCTGGAAATACTCCCGTAGAGTTACATCCCCTTATATTAGAAAAAAAAGCGTCTATTCGAGAAGCTTTTTATGATCTACAACACTGCAATATCTATGCCCCCAGTACTGGCTACGTTGCACAAAGAACTGTAGAAGTTGGGCAGTGGGCCGCACCTACAACCAACTTGATGGCCATCATACCTATGGATTACCTCTGGGTAGATGCAAATTACAAAGAAACACAGCTGGAAAAAATGCGTATCGGCCAGCCCGCAACAGTATGGTTTGACCTTTATGGATCTCGGCATCTATTTCATGGAAAAGTACTTGGAATCGCATCAGGTACAGGTAGCGTTTTTTCTATCATCCCTCCCCAAAATGCAACGGGTAACTGGATAAAAATTGTACAGCGCCTACCTGTTCGTATCAGCTTAGACGAGGAAATGATTAAAAAATTTCCTCCAAGGCTCGGCCTTTCTGCCAATGTAAGTGTAGATCTAACAGATCAAAGCCTGCCCCGCCTTGCAACTACGCCCTCTCATCTACCAGTGTCTACAACAAAAGTTTTTGACATCTCCTTAGAAAATGTTGATCTAGTTATTGACAAGATCATCTACGAAAATCTCCAAAATGGCTCATGTCATGACCATGGCATATGA
- the recO gene encoding DNA repair protein RecO gives MLIEEERATGITLESKPFEEFHKIATIFTFEQGLIKLFVQNAHKKNLPIQPYCKVELVYKKGKSGLDYYKDGRLLKMLPNISSQNPQRGLLEINIANQMAKIVLSSQCTKSPAQNLYLLFEAYLTTLPLVSNPENLLRSFQLKLLIYEGVILIENRCRTCNELLDNSYYCSGEPFCETHITQDPIHFSPEESQNLFNLALSRSIHEVDEAILDENFSKKLECFFEFLRIK, from the coding sequence ATGCTTATAGAAGAAGAGAGGGCTACAGGCATTACCTTAGAATCAAAGCCCTTTGAAGAATTTCATAAAATTGCAACTATCTTTACCTTTGAACAGGGATTAATCAAATTATTTGTTCAAAATGCTCATAAAAAAAACTTACCCATTCAGCCCTACTGCAAAGTGGAACTCGTTTATAAAAAGGGAAAATCGGGTCTAGACTATTACAAAGATGGTAGGCTTTTAAAAATGCTACCTAACATTAGTTCCCAAAACCCACAAAGGGGCCTCTTAGAAATCAATATCGCAAATCAAATGGCAAAAATTGTGCTCTCTTCTCAATGCACAAAGAGTCCTGCACAAAATCTCTATCTACTCTTTGAAGCCTACTTAACAACTCTTCCACTTGTTTCTAATCCAGAAAACCTTCTTAGAAGCTTTCAATTAAAACTTCTTATCTATGAAGGAGTTATTTTGATAGAAAATCGCTGCAGAACATGTAACGAATTACTAGATAATAGCTATTACTGCTCAGGGGAGCCTTTTTGCGAAACTCATATAACTCAAGATCCGATTCATTTCTCCCCAGAAGAGTCTCAAAACCTCTTTAATCTGGCTTTGAGCAGGTCCATTCATGAGGTTGATGAGGCTATATTAGATGAGAACTTCTCTAAAAAGCTTGAATGCTTTTTTGAATTCTTACGTATTAAATAG
- a CDS encoding DHA2 family efflux MFS transporter permease subunit: MTMAYETGWKLALLNLAIGLGTFIQVLDTSIANVAIPYIAGNLGVSSDEGTWVITAFAASNAIVLPLTGWLSNYFGRVRLFVWSILLFVLASFLCGLSTSLTMLVTLRVIQGAVAGSLIPLSQSLIASNNPNDKRGSALGVWAMIVIVAPILGPIIGGYLTEVYSWPWIFYINVPLGLISALIVWSFLKNKEGQIIRDPIDWTGLALLCIGVGSLQIMLDKGQDLDWFSSNAILTLFIVSLVSLGYFTFWNFYQKHPIVNFSFLKNRNFAFGTLTITLGFLIYFSSTVTLPLWLQTEQNYTAYWAGVAVAPVGIAPFFLSAWLGKNIHRFDLRHLAALSFFLFAISLIHQANFTTSVSIGEVMFARFLQSFGLAFFLLPILQLSLAEISHEDYPSATGLFHFIRILVGSGFGTSLSVYLWNRLAIFHHERLSETVTAYRPLTSQFYTMMKNYNSSFTTEIINRLVDGQVEQQAYMLATNDLSWLSALLFLAMLPLVYFCRKAKLAT, encoded by the coding sequence ATGACCATGGCATATGAAACGGGCTGGAAACTTGCTCTACTCAATTTAGCAATAGGTCTTGGCACATTTATCCAAGTTCTTGACACCTCCATTGCCAACGTTGCCATCCCCTATATTGCAGGAAATTTAGGCGTCAGTTCTGATGAGGGGACATGGGTTATTACTGCCTTTGCTGCAAGTAACGCAATTGTTTTACCACTCACTGGATGGCTCTCTAATTATTTTGGAAGGGTACGCCTTTTTGTATGGTCTATACTTCTCTTTGTTTTAGCATCTTTTCTCTGCGGACTCTCTACAAGCCTTACCATGCTTGTAACCCTTAGAGTAATCCAAGGGGCAGTTGCAGGCTCTCTTATTCCTCTTTCTCAAAGCCTAATTGCTTCAAATAATCCAAATGATAAACGAGGAAGTGCGCTGGGTGTTTGGGCTATGATTGTAATTGTAGCTCCTATTTTAGGACCTATCATCGGAGGCTATCTTACAGAAGTCTATTCCTGGCCATGGATATTTTATATCAATGTACCCTTAGGACTTATATCAGCACTTATCGTATGGTCTTTTTTAAAGAACAAGGAAGGCCAAATCATTCGAGACCCTATCGACTGGACAGGCCTTGCCCTACTCTGCATAGGTGTTGGAAGCTTACAAATCATGCTTGATAAGGGCCAAGATTTAGACTGGTTTTCCTCAAACGCCATCCTTACACTATTTATTGTATCACTTGTATCTCTTGGATATTTTACTTTTTGGAATTTCTACCAAAAGCATCCTATCGTCAACTTCTCTTTTCTTAAAAACAGAAATTTTGCTTTTGGCACCCTAACAATTACTTTAGGCTTCCTCATCTACTTTTCAAGTACGGTAACCCTACCCTTGTGGCTGCAAACAGAACAAAATTACACCGCGTATTGGGCAGGAGTGGCTGTTGCTCCTGTAGGTATTGCTCCCTTTTTCTTGTCTGCATGGCTTGGAAAAAATATCCATCGATTTGATTTACGCCATCTTGCAGCTTTAAGTTTTTTCTTATTTGCAATCAGCCTGATCCATCAAGCTAATTTTACAACATCTGTAAGTATTGGTGAAGTCATGTTTGCAAGATTCCTTCAGAGCTTTGGACTTGCTTTTTTTCTTCTACCTATTTTGCAATTATCTCTGGCAGAAATTTCTCATGAAGATTATCCTAGTGCAACTGGTTTGTTTCATTTTATCAGGATACTTGTGGGAAGTGGCTTTGGAACATCGCTTTCTGTATATTTGTGGAACCGTTTAGCAATTTTTCACCACGAACGACTTTCTGAAACTGTCACAGCATATAGGCCCCTAACTTCTCAGTTTTATACTATGATGAAAAATTATAATTCTAGTTTTACAACAGAAATCATCAATAGACTCGTTGATGGCCAAGTAGAGCAACAAGCCTACATGCTTGCAACAAATGATCTCTCTTGGCTTAGTGCTCTGTTATTCCTTGCCATGTTACCCCTTGTTTACTTTTGCAGAAAAGCAAAACTTGCAACATGA
- a CDS encoding DNA-3-methyladenine glycosylase I, protein MTKSLLCRCSWADPNDKLYLAYHDTEWGVAVHDDRKHFEFLILEGAQAGLSWQTILKRREGYRNAFADFDPVKVATFTEKDVENLLQNPGIIRNRLKIRSVLSNAKHFLAIQKEFGSFDAYLWQFVSNKTIHNHWEIHVQVPAKTKEAETLSKDLKKRGFTFVGPTIMYAYMQAVGLVNDHLTSCFRHKQVLNLHAS, encoded by the coding sequence ATGACCAAATCTTTGCTCTGTAGATGCTCATGGGCAGACCCTAACGATAAGTTGTATCTAGCTTATCATGATACAGAATGGGGTGTTGCTGTGCATGATGACAGAAAACACTTTGAGTTTCTTATACTAGAGGGCGCCCAAGCAGGTCTTAGCTGGCAAACTATTTTAAAAAGAAGAGAGGGCTACAGAAATGCTTTTGCAGATTTTGATCCTGTAAAAGTTGCAACTTTTACTGAAAAAGATGTAGAGAACTTGCTTCAAAATCCTGGCATCATCAGAAATAGGCTTAAAATTAGATCTGTCCTATCCAATGCAAAACATTTTCTTGCTATTCAAAAAGAATTTGGATCATTTGATGCTTACTTGTGGCAATTTGTCTCTAATAAAACGATCCACAATCACTGGGAAATACACGTGCAAGTACCTGCAAAGACAAAAGAAGCAGAAACCTTAAGTAAAGACCTAAAAAAACGCGGATTTACATTTGTAGGCCCCACCATTATGTACGCCTACATGCAAGCAGTTGGCCTTGTCAATGACCACCTAACCTCTTGCTTTCGCCATAAGCAAGTTCTAAATCTTCATGCATCCTAA
- a CDS encoding tRNA-dihydrouridine synthase family protein has protein sequence MHPNSYGCPPLFLAPMEGVGDRAFRKAMATIGGFDQACTEFIRVPCNAHVKSLAKVYEHNLTTPILQAAQLMGDDPELMAAMAVEIELRQAPRIDLNCGCPSNTVTGKGAGSSLLKNPEHLYKVARAMVKAVSIPVTAKLRSGFHDTSLFKENLLAAQESGIKFLTLHPRTKEDGYRAPAKWELIAKAKSLLKIPVVGNGDILSVKCALDMLKMTSCDALMIGRGAVINPLIFHEIKCYFAKSDMTASFDLIENFIGTFVTNFSEDLTERGRMNKLKQLFGFLFQKNKSLQEQRQVMLTNVYLSANDILQRNLPILQKLFQTN, from the coding sequence ATGCATCCTAACTCTTATGGCTGCCCGCCTCTTTTTTTGGCTCCCATGGAAGGCGTTGGCGATAGAGCCTTTAGAAAGGCTATGGCAACTATTGGCGGATTTGATCAAGCTTGTACAGAATTCATACGCGTTCCTTGCAATGCGCATGTTAAAAGCCTTGCAAAGGTCTATGAACACAATTTAACTACCCCCATTTTGCAAGCAGCTCAATTGATGGGTGATGATCCCGAGCTTATGGCTGCAATGGCCGTAGAAATAGAATTAAGGCAAGCCCCTCGTATCGACTTAAACTGCGGCTGTCCATCCAATACAGTTACTGGAAAAGGCGCAGGATCCAGTCTTCTAAAGAACCCAGAACACCTTTATAAAGTAGCACGAGCTATGGTAAAAGCTGTCAGCATCCCTGTTACTGCCAAATTACGCTCTGGATTTCATGACACCTCTTTATTCAAAGAAAACCTTCTTGCAGCGCAAGAAAGCGGCATTAAGTTTCTAACACTTCATCCTCGCACCAAAGAGGATGGATATAGAGCTCCTGCCAAATGGGAACTTATTGCCAAAGCAAAGTCTCTTCTTAAAATACCTGTTGTTGGCAATGGAGACATTTTAAGCGTTAAGTGCGCACTTGACATGCTCAAAATGACTTCCTGTGATGCTTTAATGATTGGAAGAGGCGCTGTAATTAATCCCCTTATTTTTCATGAAATTAAATGTTACTTTGCTAAAAGCGACATGACAGCTTCGTTTGATCTTATTGAAAACTTTATAGGCACGTTTGTTACCAACTTCTCTGAAGACCTTACAGAAAGAGGACGCATGAACAAACTAAAACAGTTATTTGGCTTTCTTTTTCAAAAGAACAAATCCCTTCAAGAGCAAAGACAAGTAATGCTTACAAATGTCTATTTAAGCGCTAATGACATCCTCCAAAGAAATCTTCCTATTCTGCAAAAGCTTTTTCAAACCAATTAG
- a CDS encoding dienelactone hydrolase family protein, which yields MKEEVSIEIKQEGVTLQGTLTVPPQAKGIVLFAHGSGSSRFSSRNQFVANVLVHHKMATLLFDLLTSEEEKIDDITRELRFDIPFLAKRLIAVTHWIRNNPEVSSLKIAYFGASTGSAAALIAGAEEKDKIIAIVSRGGRPDLALKYLADVKAPTLLIVGGNDYGVIDLNKEAFKKLTSIKKLEIVAGATHLFEEMGALEAVADLASNWFEKAFAE from the coding sequence ATGAAAGAAGAGGTTTCGATAGAAATAAAACAAGAGGGTGTGACTTTGCAAGGAACGCTTACAGTTCCTCCTCAAGCAAAGGGAATTGTTCTTTTTGCTCATGGTAGTGGTAGTAGTAGATTTAGTTCTCGCAATCAATTTGTTGCAAATGTTCTTGTTCATCATAAGATGGCAACACTTTTATTTGATTTACTTACAAGTGAAGAGGAGAAAATAGACGATATTACAAGAGAATTGCGCTTTGATATTCCATTTTTGGCAAAGAGGCTTATAGCAGTTACACATTGGATAAGAAATAATCCTGAAGTAAGCTCTTTGAAGATAGCCTATTTCGGTGCTAGTACGGGCTCTGCTGCTGCATTGATTGCGGGTGCAGAGGAAAAAGATAAAATCATAGCTATTGTCTCTAGAGGAGGGCGTCCTGATTTAGCGCTTAAGTACCTTGCAGACGTAAAGGCTCCTACGCTTTTAATTGTAGGTGGCAATGATTATGGAGTTATTGACCTTAATAAAGAAGCTTTTAAAAAGCTTACTTCTATAAAAAAATTAGAAATTGTTGCAGGTGCAACTCATCTATTCGAGGAGATGGGCGCACTTGAAGCTGTTGCAGATCTTGCTTCTAATTGGTTTGAAAAAGCTTTTGCAGAATAG
- a CDS encoding branched-chain amino acid transport system II carrier protein yields the protein MKSFFKNEAFAVGLAMFSMFFGAGNIIFPLAVGQFAGEQNASAILGLILTAAIMPIVGVIAMILFKGNYKTFFGRLGRIPGFILALTVISLLGPLGSTPRCITLSYTTLKSSFLSMSPTLFSLIACVIIFIFTVKKRHILTLLGWVLTPILLISLITIIIIGLNSTRTVNTHDTSELQMFFHGLKEGYNTMDLLAAFFFSSTILGILKARSTPQEDENKYLKIAMQASLIGAFLLTTIYIGFSTLASFHADLLVSSKDELLAAITLKIAGPYAGVLVCITIAIACLTTAIALISAFTDFFQTEVFKKRVSYEAILIGALIITFFISTFNFTGISAFLGPILQICYPGLIVLTLLNIAYRLKKFKPIKVPVFVAFAISAILFVLT from the coding sequence ATGAAATCTTTTTTTAAAAATGAAGCTTTTGCTGTTGGACTTGCCATGTTTTCCATGTTTTTTGGAGCTGGCAATATCATTTTCCCCTTAGCTGTGGGTCAATTTGCAGGAGAGCAAAATGCATCTGCAATACTGGGTCTTATCTTAACTGCAGCTATCATGCCCATTGTCGGCGTCATCGCAATGATTTTATTTAAAGGAAATTATAAGACGTTTTTTGGAAGATTGGGGCGCATCCCAGGCTTTATTCTGGCTCTTACAGTCATCTCTCTCTTGGGTCCTCTTGGATCAACTCCAAGATGCATTACACTCTCTTATACTACACTAAAAAGCTCTTTTTTAAGCATGTCACCAACCCTCTTTAGTCTAATTGCTTGTGTAATTATCTTTATCTTCACTGTCAAAAAAAGACACATTTTAACCCTTCTTGGATGGGTTTTAACGCCTATTTTACTTATATCACTCATTACAATCATTATTATAGGCCTTAATTCTACGCGTACTGTTAATACTCATGATACATCTGAACTACAAATGTTCTTTCATGGGCTCAAAGAGGGCTATAATACAATGGATCTACTTGCGGCCTTTTTCTTTTCGTCTACCATTCTAGGCATCTTAAAGGCACGCTCAACCCCACAAGAAGACGAAAATAAATACTTAAAAATAGCCATGCAAGCAAGCCTTATAGGGGCATTTTTACTCACTACCATCTATATAGGCTTTAGCACTCTTGCATCTTTTCACGCTGACCTTTTAGTCAGCAGTAAAGACGAGCTTTTAGCAGCAATTACTCTAAAAATTGCAGGCCCCTATGCTGGCGTACTTGTATGCATAACAATTGCCATTGCCTGCCTAACAACGGCCATTGCACTTATTTCTGCATTTACAGACTTTTTCCAAACGGAAGTATTCAAAAAAAGAGTAAGTTATGAGGCAATACTCATTGGCGCACTTATTATTACATTTTTTATATCTACCTTTAATTTTACTGGGATTTCTGCATTCCTTGGCCCTATCTTGCAAATTTGCTACCCAGGTCTTATTGTCCTTACCCTTTTAAACATTGCTTACCGCCTAAAAAAATTTAAGCCCATTAAGGTTCCTGTGTTTGTAGCCTTTGCCATTTCTGCAATCCTCTTTGTTCTAACCTGA
- a CDS encoding helix-turn-helix domain-containing protein — MVPLGSTLDELEKQLIMQTLDAQNNNRTKTAGVLGISIRTLRNKLHLYRTKN; from the coding sequence GTGGTTCCTCTTGGAAGTACTTTGGATGAGCTAGAAAAGCAATTGATTATGCAAACTCTCGATGCTCAAAATAATAATCGCACAAAAACAGCAGGGGTGTTGGGAATTAGTATTCGCACGCTTCGCAATAAGCTGCACCTGTATCGCACTAAGAATTAG
- a CDS encoding phosphoribosyltransferase family protein has protein sequence MLFRNRIDGGKQLARALTTHKNAKETIVLGLPRGGVVTAYEVATALNLPLDVVCPIKIGAPTNKEYAIGAVTETGEGIFNESEIRRLSISKSYLKNAIDHAVLEAKERVKLFKETIHPLNYAKKTLIIVDDGMATGLTMKASIIALRKMSASKIIVAVPLAPKDTLEEIKTIADEVICLQSPPSFHAVGQFYDYFGQTSTEDVRKLLQARNELLHPL, from the coding sequence ATGTTATTTCGCAATCGTATAGACGGGGGTAAACAACTTGCAAGGGCACTTACAACGCATAAAAATGCAAAAGAGACAATTGTCCTTGGCCTGCCACGAGGGGGCGTTGTAACTGCTTACGAAGTTGCAACCGCCCTAAACCTACCCCTAGATGTTGTTTGCCCTATAAAAATTGGGGCTCCAACAAATAAAGAATATGCTATAGGAGCTGTCACAGAGACAGGTGAGGGTATTTTTAATGAAAGCGAAATACGAAGACTCAGCATCTCTAAAAGCTATCTAAAAAACGCAATTGATCATGCAGTACTGGAAGCCAAGGAGCGCGTAAAGCTCTTTAAGGAAACGATACACCCTCTCAACTATGCCAAAAAAACACTAATTATTGTCGATGACGGTATGGCAACAGGACTTACTATGAAGGCATCTATCATAGCTCTTCGCAAAATGAGCGCCTCTAAAATCATTGTTGCAGTCCCACTAGCTCCAAAAGATACACTCGAAGAAATTAAAACTATCGCCGACGAAGTTATCTGTCTACAAAGTCCACCCTCCTTTCACGCGGTAGGACAATTTTATGATTACTTTGGCCAAACATCTACTGAGGACGTAAGAAAGCTTCTTCAAGCTAGAAATGAGCTGTTACACCCATTGTAA
- a CDS encoding glycosyltransferase family 4 protein, with translation MNIYYYCPFNFNFNAGATAQVIKDYKHLSKYGYNVFFYGTYDDEQSLKEIQEYIGNSPISLTIKHKSTRWNRNSVKFKFLWNIIKDRTKKIIISRNYNKIHEIFSLKLLLGKHITLLEMHEDALPHLLPKHTFNKTKLKNKYTKLFCNLNALILTNYSQEPFLKQEFLKIPPYKILPNGVEIEQFSQITKPPYNECGPFIITYIGQFTAWKNVELLFQAMTHLDKRFILRIAGGKNDQKSTAQIQTWTYKYHLQDQVDFKGFVAPKNLPKQVLEGSSALLLPLGDNIESRYFTSPMKLFEYMATSIPIVAVNYPSVNRITGEESVFLSENTPQAFAKKIEEAIACQDEVRMKKTNQLAQKYSYKTRAGHMHEFLQYRL, from the coding sequence ATGAATATTTATTATTACTGCCCCTTTAATTTTAACTTTAATGCAGGAGCAACTGCCCAGGTTATTAAAGACTATAAACACCTCTCAAAGTATGGCTATAATGTGTTTTTTTATGGTACTTATGATGATGAACAATCTCTCAAAGAAATCCAAGAGTACATTGGAAATAGCCCCATTTCTTTAACGATAAAACATAAATCTACTAGATGGAACCGTAATAGTGTAAAATTTAAGTTCTTGTGGAATATCATCAAGGATAGAACAAAAAAGATCATTATTTCTCGCAATTACAATAAAATTCATGAAATTTTCTCACTTAAGCTCCTTCTTGGAAAGCATATCACATTGCTTGAGATGCATGAGGATGCCCTTCCTCACCTATTACCAAAACACACTTTTAATAAGACTAAATTAAAAAACAAATACACCAAGCTATTTTGCAACCTCAATGCGCTCATACTCACTAATTACTCTCAAGAACCTTTCTTAAAACAAGAATTCTTAAAAATCCCTCCCTATAAAATACTTCCAAATGGTGTGGAAATTGAGCAATTCTCACAAATCACTAAACCTCCATACAATGAATGTGGCCCCTTTATTATCACCTATATTGGTCAATTTACCGCCTGGAAAAATGTAGAACTGCTTTTCCAAGCAATGACACACTTAGATAAGCGCTTTATTCTTAGAATTGCCGGAGGAAAGAACGACCAGAAAAGTACAGCTCAAATTCAAACCTGGACTTACAAATATCATCTACAAGACCAAGTTGATTTTAAAGGATTTGTAGCTCCTAAAAACCTACCAAAACAAGTTTTAGAAGGATCATCCGCCCTTCTTTTGCCCCTTGGAGATAATATAGAATCCCGTTACTTTACATCGCCCATGAAGCTATTTGAATACATGGCAACAAGTATTCCCATCGTTGCAGTCAATTACCCTTCTGTCAATAGGATTACAGGGGAAGAAAGTGTATTTCTCAGCGAAAATACACCCCAAGCTTTTGCAAAAAAAATCGAAGAGGCTATTGCATGCCAAGATGAGGTACGTATGAAAAAAACTAATCAACTTGCACAAAAATATAGTTATAAAACACGTGCTGGACACATGCACGAATTTTTACAATACAGGTTATAA
- a CDS encoding multidrug effflux MFS transporter yields the protein MLSSLAMKNFKTYQFILLFTPFVFSFAFGLDIYIPVIPEMTKIFSTSNEMIQLTLSLFLFITGIGQLVIGPLSDQFGRKAVLFASAFLFAIGGLGCALSGDIFWLIAARAVSAFGACGMLVTSFAVVRDLFSGEKSAKMFSFLNGATGVSPTFAPILGGYLFLYWGWTSIFFLLAFMGVIAFILTKYFIDETHVKEFRVKVDRRVFMRYWQIFTHRQFIKYALIAGLAEGVFFCFFSVSPFIIIDIHGVATHEFGYYFALFGFVLSLGGFAGGKIVEKVGVDSTIALGIAFIAMGGISMLLWHYGLGQSLAGFLLPMAVACMGAMFLIGASAAAALEPFGHIAGTASAAFGCVEFGLSAVAGFIIMLFPITSSVPYGVSIVVIALLIVLLFLVVKAKSAEKAC from the coding sequence ATGTTATCATCTCTTGCTATGAAAAACTTTAAAACATATCAATTTATATTATTATTTACTCCATTTGTCTTTAGCTTTGCTTTTGGCTTGGATATCTACATTCCTGTTATCCCTGAGATGACAAAAATTTTTAGCACATCAAATGAGATGATACAGCTCACTTTAAGCTTATTTTTGTTCATCACAGGAATTGGACAACTTGTTATTGGCCCGCTTTCGGATCAGTTTGGAAGAAAAGCTGTTCTCTTTGCATCGGCGTTTCTTTTTGCGATTGGGGGGCTTGGGTGTGCCCTTTCAGGGGATATTTTCTGGCTTATTGCCGCAAGAGCAGTAAGTGCGTTTGGTGCATGTGGTATGCTAGTAACTTCTTTTGCAGTTGTTAGAGACTTGTTCTCTGGAGAAAAAAGTGCTAAGATGTTTAGCTTTTTAAATGGCGCAACAGGGGTGTCACCAACATTTGCGCCTATTCTTGGCGGATATCTATTTTTGTATTGGGGATGGACGAGTATATTTTTTCTACTTGCCTTTATGGGTGTTATAGCCTTTATTCTCACAAAGTATTTTATTGATGAAACACATGTAAAAGAATTTCGAGTTAAAGTTGATAGACGCGTATTTATGCGCTATTGGCAGATTTTTACACATAGGCAATTTATAAAGTATGCACTCATTGCAGGTCTTGCAGAAGGTGTCTTTTTCTGCTTTTTCTCTGTATCCCCTTTTATCATCATCGATATACATGGGGTTGCAACACATGAATTTGGCTATTATTTTGCTCTTTTTGGTTTTGTACTCTCTTTAGGAGGGTTTGCGGGTGGTAAAATTGTTGAAAAAGTGGGTGTTGATTCAACAATTGCATTGGGCATCGCCTTTATTGCTATGGGTGGTATAAGCATGCTTTTGTGGCATTATGGATTAGGACAGAGTTTGGCAGGGTTTTTATTGCCAATGGCCGTTGCTTGTATGGGCGCTATGTTTTTGATAGGAGCATCAGCTGCAGCCGCTCTAGAGCCCTTTGGTCATATTGCAGGGACAGCATCAGCTGCATTTGGATGTGTTGAATTTGGACTTTCTGCTGTTGCTGGATTTATTATCATGCTTTTCCCAATCACATCGTCAGTACCTTATGGCGTCTCTATCGTTGTAATTGCACTTCTTATAGTTTTATTATTTTTAGTAGTAAAAGCGAAATCCGCAGAGAAGGCTTGCTGA